AGCAGCTGATCGATCGATCAACAATGGAGGCCGCCGTCGCGTACCTCCTCctgctcccgctcgccacctgcgccgtgctgctccccctcctcctgctgctgctcccgGCCCTTCGGCCGTCCAAGGCCAGCCGCCTCCCGCTGCCGCCGTCCCCGCCGGCCGTCCCGGTGCTCGGCCCGCTGCTCTGGCTCTGGCGCGCGCGCTCCTGCCTCGAGCCGGCCATCCGCGACCTGCACCGCTGCCACGGGCCCGTGCTCACCCTCGGCTTCCTCTCCCCGCGACCGGCTATCTTCGTCTCCGGACGCCGCGTCGCCCACCGCGCGCTCGTCCAGCGCGGGCACGCCTTCGCCAGCCGCCCGCCCGCCATCGCGCCCTTCCTCGTCCTCACCTCCGCCCAGCGCACCGTCAGCTCCGCGCCATACGGCCCGCTCTGGCGCTCTCTCAGGCGGAACCTCACCTCCGGCGTCCTCCACCCCGCGCGCGTCGCGCGCCTTTTCGCGCCGGCGCGGCGGTGGGCGCTCGGGATCCTCTCCTCCGACCTCGAGAACGAGTTGTCCCGGAGCgagggcggcgtggtgaccgccgtcgAGTGCCTCCAGTTCTCCATGTTCTCGCTGCTCACGTACATGTGCTTCGGGAGCAGACTGCCGGCCGGCCCCGTACGGAAGATCGAGGCCGTGCAGAGGGAGCTCTTCTCCTCCTACATCGGCTTCCAGGTCTTCGCCTTCTGCCCGGCGCTCACCACGAGGCTgtttcggcggcggtggcggaaggTGCTGTCCATCCGCAGTAAGCAGGAGGAGCTGTTCCTGCCACTGATCAGAGCAAGAAGAGAACGGAGGCTGCTGACGGCTAACGGCGACGACGGCAGCCTAGCGTACTGCTACGTCGACACGCtcctcgcgcaccggctccccaaggAGGAAGAGGATGGCGGCGACCGCGCGCTCACAGACGGCGAGATGGTGAGCCTCTGCACGGAGTTCCTCACCGCTAGTGTCGACACCACGGTGACCGCGCTGCAGTGGATCTTGGCGAACCTGGTCCGGCAGCCGGAGATCCAGGCGAGGCTCCGGGATGAGATCGACGCGGCGATGACCAACGACCACCAGGACGCCGTCGCGGAGGAGGACCTGTCGAGCATGCACTACCTGAAGGCGGTGGTCCTGGAGGGGCTGCGGCGGCACCCGCCGGCGCACTTCCTGCTGTCGCACGCGGCCGTAACGGAGGCGTCGCTAGACGGGCTCCGCGTGCCGGCGGCCACGTCGGTGAACTTTTCGGTGGCGGACGTGTCACTGGACGAGGAGGTGTGGAGCCGGCCAGAGGAGTTCAGGCCGGAGCGATTCCTGGAGGGCGGGGAGGGCTACGGGGTGGACCTGACGGGAAGCCGTGAGATCAGGATGATGCCGTTCGGGGCCGGCCGGAGGATCTGCCCCGGCCTCGGGCTGGCGATGCTGCACCTCGAGTTCTTCGTGGCCAACCTGGTGAGGCGGTTCGAGTGGTCTGCGGCGGAGGATGGCGGCGGCGTCGACCTCGCCGAGAGGCCGGAGTTCACGGTGACCATGGAGCGGCCGCTGCGCGCGCGCGTGGCGCCCAGACGCCCCCGCCTAGTTCGCCCAGTCTGATTGATTGTGTGCGATGGTTCACAGTAAGATGACCACGCAGTGATACACGTATGGGCAGTGTG
The Triticum dicoccoides isolate Atlit2015 ecotype Zavitan unplaced genomic scaffold, WEW_v2.0 scaffold149656, whole genome shotgun sequence DNA segment above includes these coding regions:
- the LOC119343989 gene encoding cytochrome P450 89A2-like, encoding MEAAVAYLLLLPLATCAVLLPLLLLLLPALRPSKASRLPLPPSPPAVPVLGPLLWLWRARSCLEPAIRDLHRCHGPVLTLGFLSPRPAIFVSGRRVAHRALVQRGHAFASRPPAIAPFLVLTSAQRTVSSAPYGPLWRSLRRNLTSGVLHPARVARLFAPARRWALGILSSDLENELSRSEGGVVTAVECLQFSMFSLLTYMCFGSRLPAGPVRKIEAVQRELFSSYIGFQVFAFCPALTTRLFRRRWRKVLSIRSKQEELFLPLIRARRERRLLTANGDDGSLAYCYVDTLLAHRLPKEEEDGGDRALTDGEMVSLCTEFLTASVDTTVTALQWILANLVRQPEIQARLRDEIDAAMTNDHQDAVAEEDLSSMHYLKAVVLEGLRRHPPAHFLLSHAAVTEASLDGLRVPAATSVNFSVADVSLDEEVWSRPEEFRPERFLEGGEGYGVDLTGSREIRMMPFGAGRRICPGLGLAMLHLEFFVANLVRRFEWSAAEDGGGVDLAERPEFTVTMERPLRARVAPRRPRLVRPV